A stretch of the Flavobacterium aquiphilum genome encodes the following:
- a CDS encoding TonB-dependent receptor: MEPKKIKLKGDKVIEQIPSLKDKALRINLNENIYGTFAEIGAGQETVRHFFRSGGSSGTIAKAMSAYDKDFSDAVYGVEADGRYVTESRLKKMLQFEVELIEERLSRTKHPNKLFFSYANTVATIDFAKQFKGHGWVGIRYQLDPTEDYNEIIIHIRFKETDSRLQQETLGVLGVNLIYGAFYKYNDPKKLLRYLYDHLDKDQLEIDTINFSGPRFAEVDNRLMSLQLVKNGMTDAVMFNPQAKNILPAAILYKKNILAFRGSFRPVTKVNMDMYKESLKMFLEENKVEKDNTLVVFEITLSNLRSDGEIDERDFMDRAELLCSLGQTVMISNFQEYYKVVEYFSNYTKARMGLAMGVNNLVDIFDEKYYRHLSGGILEAFGKLFYRDMKVFLYPMLGEEGEIITSKNLKVHPRMKELYKFFKFNGKVLDIEGYNPEILEVFSREVLKMISDGKPGWESMLPPGVAEIIKEKHLFGYHPNSLLEAKN, from the coding sequence ATGGAACCCAAAAAGATAAAATTAAAAGGAGACAAAGTCATTGAACAAATTCCTTCTTTAAAGGACAAAGCGCTTCGTATTAATTTAAATGAAAACATCTACGGAACTTTTGCCGAAATTGGGGCTGGCCAGGAAACAGTAAGACATTTTTTTAGATCAGGTGGATCTTCAGGGACAATTGCAAAAGCGATGTCTGCTTATGACAAAGATTTTAGTGATGCCGTTTATGGAGTCGAAGCAGACGGCCGTTATGTTACCGAAAGCCGACTCAAAAAAATGCTCCAGTTTGAAGTCGAATTGATAGAAGAACGATTAAGCAGAACCAAACATCCGAACAAACTATTTTTTAGTTATGCCAATACCGTTGCCACGATAGATTTTGCAAAACAATTTAAAGGTCACGGATGGGTAGGAATTCGATATCAACTAGATCCTACCGAAGATTACAACGAAATTATCATCCACATTCGTTTCAAAGAAACGGATTCCAGATTACAGCAAGAAACATTGGGAGTTTTGGGAGTAAACCTAATTTATGGTGCTTTCTACAAATACAATGATCCAAAAAAATTACTCCGTTACTTATACGATCACTTAGACAAAGACCAATTAGAGATCGACACCATCAATTTCTCAGGCCCTCGTTTTGCTGAAGTCGATAACCGATTGATGAGTTTGCAATTGGTTAAAAACGGAATGACAGATGCCGTAATGTTCAATCCTCAAGCCAAAAACATTTTACCCGCTGCAATCCTTTACAAGAAAAACATTCTCGCTTTCAGAGGAAGTTTCCGTCCGGTTACCAAGGTAAATATGGATATGTACAAGGAATCTTTAAAGATGTTTTTAGAAGAAAACAAAGTGGAGAAAGACAACACTTTGGTGGTTTTCGAAATCACATTATCAAACCTTCGTTCTGATGGCGAAATTGACGAAAGAGACTTTATGGATCGCGCCGAATTACTTTGTTCTTTGGGACAAACCGTAATGATATCGAATTTCCAAGAATATTACAAAGTGGTAGAATATTTCTCTAATTATACCAAAGCCCGAATGGGACTAGCAATGGGAGTTAACAACTTGGTAGATATTTTTGACGAAAAATACTATCGCCATTTGAGCGGAGGAATACTCGAAGCCTTCGGAAAATTATTCTATCGCGACATGAAAGTGTTCCTGTACCCAATGTTGGGTGAAGAAGGAGAAATCATAACCTCCAAAAATCTAAAAGTACACCCAAGAATGAAAGAATTGTATAAATTCTTTAAATTCAACGGAAAAGTGCTTGACATCGAGGGCTACAACCCCGAAATATTGGAAGTATTCTCCCGTGAAGTACTGAAAATGATCAGTGACGGAAAACCGGGATGGGAATCGATGCTGCCTCCGGGAGTAGCCGAAATTATAAAAGAAAAACATCTTTTCGGTTATCATCCAAATTCGCTTTTGGAAGCCAAAAATTAA
- a CDS encoding RNA polymerase sigma factor, producing the protein MANLQKSDALLVKDYMSGNESALAVLIKRHESKVYGFIYSKVADREISNDIFQDTFIKVIKTLKTNSYNEEGKFLPWIMRIAHNLIIDFYRKSKKMPLFRETEDFSIFSIMSDDSLTIENRIIADQVEVDIRRLVEELPLDQKEVLIMRMYQDMSFKEISETTGVSINTALGRMRYAILNLRKIIEKHQIVLTN; encoded by the coding sequence ATGGCAAATTTACAAAAATCAGATGCTTTATTGGTAAAGGACTATATGTCTGGCAACGAAAGCGCCCTGGCTGTGCTGATCAAAAGGCATGAATCTAAGGTTTATGGATTCATTTATTCTAAAGTGGCCGATAGAGAGATTTCAAATGATATTTTTCAGGACACCTTCATAAAAGTTATTAAAACTTTAAAGACGAATTCTTATAATGAAGAAGGTAAATTTTTGCCTTGGATTATGAGAATTGCACACAATTTAATTATTGATTTTTATAGAAAATCGAAAAAAATGCCGCTCTTTAGGGAAACAGAAGATTTTTCTATTTTTTCAATTATGTCCGACGATTCCCTTACGATTGAAAATCGAATTATTGCCGATCAGGTTGAAGTTGATATTCGCCGATTGGTTGAAGAACTTCCTTTGGATCAAAAAGAGGTTTTGATTATGCGTATGTATCAGGACATGAGTTTTAAAGAAATCTCTGAAACAACTGGTGTAAGTATCAATACAGCACTGGGGAGAATGCGATATGCGATATTGAATTTGAGAAAAATAATTGAGAAACATCAAATTGTTTTAACAAATTGA
- the bcp gene encoding thioredoxin-dependent thiol peroxidase codes for MTTLQKGDKAPQFSGVDQDGKSHQLEDYKGKKLVVFFYPKASTPGCTTEACDLRDNFERFQANNYALLGVSADSAKAQTKFRDKYELPFPLLADEDKSVINAFGVWGPKKFMGREYDGIHRTTFVIDENGIIEDVITEVKTKEHANQILG; via the coding sequence ATGACAACATTGCAAAAAGGAGATAAGGCACCTCAATTTTCAGGTGTTGACCAAGACGGGAAATCACATCAATTGGAGGATTATAAAGGAAAAAAACTAGTTGTTTTCTTTTATCCAAAAGCTTCCACACCGGGCTGTACCACCGAAGCCTGTGATTTAAGGGATAATTTTGAGCGTTTTCAGGCTAATAATTATGCCCTTTTGGGCGTAAGTGCCGATAGTGCGAAAGCACAAACAAAATTCAGGGATAAATACGAACTGCCTTTTCCTTTATTGGCTGATGAAGATAAGTCGGTTATTAATGCTTTTGGGGTTTGGGGACCAAAAAAGTTTATGGGAAGGGAATACGACGGAATTCACAGAACTACTTTTGTTATAGACGAAAACGGAATCATTGAGGATGTTATCACCGAGGTAAAAACAAAAGAACACGCAAATCAGATATTGGGATAA
- a CDS encoding endonuclease III domain-containing protein, translating into MTKQERVTFVINTLNELYPTIPIPLDHKDPYTLLIAVLLSAQCTDVRVNQITPLLFAKADNPYDMVKMSVEEIKEIIRPCGLSPMKSKGIHGLSQILIEKHNGQVPQSFEALEELPAVGHKTASVVMSQAFGVPAFPVDTHIHRLMYRWNLTNGKNVVQTEKDAKRIFPEELWNDLHLQIIWYGREYSPARGWDLEKDIITRTIGRKSVLSEFSKK; encoded by the coding sequence ATGACCAAACAGGAACGCGTAACATTTGTCATCAATACGTTGAACGAACTTTACCCTACTATACCTATCCCTTTAGATCATAAAGATCCTTATACTCTGTTGATTGCTGTATTACTTTCGGCTCAATGCACAGATGTGCGTGTGAATCAAATTACACCTTTGCTTTTTGCCAAAGCAGATAACCCCTATGATATGGTTAAAATGTCGGTAGAAGAAATTAAGGAAATCATTCGTCCTTGTGGGTTATCTCCAATGAAATCGAAAGGAATTCATGGATTATCACAAATTTTAATCGAAAAACACAACGGACAGGTGCCGCAAAGTTTTGAAGCCCTCGAAGAATTACCAGCCGTTGGGCATAAAACAGCCAGCGTGGTGATGTCACAGGCTTTTGGAGTTCCTGCTTTTCCTGTTGATACTCACATCCACAGATTAATGTACCGATGGAATTTGACTAATGGTAAAAATGTAGTTCAAACTGAAAAAGACGCCAAACGCATTTTCCCAGAAGAATTATGGAATGATTTGCATCTTCAGATTATTTGGTATGGACGCGAATACTCTCCAGCCAGGGGTTGGGATTTGGAGAAAGATATCATTACCAGAACTATTGGAAGAAAATCTGTTTTAAGCGAATTTTCAAAAAAGTGA